GCCCGTGGTTTTCTGGATTCACGGCGGAGGCTGGCAGGCGGGCGACAAGACCAACGTCATGATCAAACCGCAGGTTTTCGCGGACAAAGGATTTGTCTTCGTCTCGACGGGTTACCGCCTGCTGCCCAACGTGGAGATGGTCACGATCTTCCGCGACGTCGCCAAGTCCGTGCGCTGGGTGCATGACCACATTGCCGAGCACGGCGGCGATCCGAACCGGCTGCTCGTTATGGGCCATTCCGCCGGCGCGCAACTCGCCGCCTTGATTTGCATCGACGATCGTTACCTGAAGGCGGAAGGACTCTCGCTCGGCATTATCAAGGGCTGCGTGCCGGTGGACGGCGACACCTATGACGTGCCGGCGATGATCGAGACGGCCGAGACGCGGTTGCGCGTGCATGGCCTGCCGATGCCGAAGTTGGGGCACCGCGTGAAGTTCGGCAACGATCCGGCGAAGCATCGAGACTATTCGGCGGTCACGCATGTGGCGAAAGGCAAGGGCATCCCGCCGTTTCTCATCCTGCACGTGGCCGATCATCCGGACGTCACCGCGCAGGCGAGGCGTCTTGGCGCTGTGTTGAGCGACGCGGACATTCCCAACAAAGTCTTCGGCGCCAAGGAAACCAACCACAACAAGCTCAACGACCATCTTGGCCTCCCGGACGATCCCGCGACACAAGCGTTGTTCGAGTTCGTGGATGCGGCCTTGAAGAAGTAGTTCGGCAGCTATTCGATGCCGGACGGTTCGATCGCGATGGCGGATACAGCGTCGTTCGGTCCTCCACCGGCGCGCGAACTGCGATCGGGCAAATGCGGTAGAACCAATCCCACTCGGCCACGTACTGTGCAGACCGTGGGATTGACGACAGATCGACCGAAGAACCGTAGCGCAGATTTTCAATCTGCGGTATCGCCGATTTCCAATCGGCAGGGCGCCGGCAAAAACAGGGTCACATCTCATAATTAGCTGCGGGCGGAGACGACCATGACGCTGAAGTGGATTGCGGCCCGGTTGCAGATGGGGACGGGGGCGAGCTTGTCGAACCGTTTATCGGTCCAAAAGCCCAAAAGCGCCTAGCAAAGCAATGTCAATATGTGGGACTGACCCTATGTTTTCCTGAAAGAGTGCAGAGACGGTCGAAT
Above is a genomic segment from Verrucomicrobiota bacterium containing:
- a CDS encoding alpha/beta hydrolase, which produces MKQHFAAHVILFLALLSLAQAHAQTATSTHSKLIAKHDLSYAEPGDPRQKVDIYAPPGAKNLPVVFWIHGGGWQAGDKTNVMIKPQVFADKGFVFVSTGYRLLPNVEMVTIFRDVAKSVRWVHDHIAEHGGDPNRLLVMGHSAGAQLAALICIDDRYLKAEGLSLGIIKGCVPVDGDTYDVPAMIETAETRLRVHGLPMPKLGHRVKFGNDPAKHRDYSAVTHVAKGKGIPPFLILHVADHPDVTAQARRLGAVLSDADIPNKVFGAKETNHNKLNDHLGLPDDPATQALFEFVDAALKK